From the Cryptomeria japonica chromosome 2, Sugi_1.0, whole genome shotgun sequence genome, one window contains:
- the LOC131859543 gene encoding uncharacterized protein LOC131859543 translates to MPGIDESIVVPNIALSPNAKPVKQKIRKMNHKVAFLVKVKIEKLLKDGFSAPSTIHPGSRKLSASSHALVTLLAQRDDEGRERAVYYIIRTLIDYESQSSTMEKQCLALVFETHKLRHYILHLEMQVIAKDDILKYLFAKSDLSGSLAKWVMLLSEFDLHFITQKSIKGQVISDQLADAPSTKSFPTLDLFLDEDILIIDQVSIWDKYFYRLRCQTGSGVGVVFISPKGKLVPLSFCLELHCANNIAKYEALIARLHPVIAMAIKNIHIHGYFELIIN, encoded by the exons ATGCCTGGCATCGATGAGTCCATTGTGGTACCTAACATTGCGCTTAGTCCTAATGCTAAGCCagtgaagcaaaagattcgaaagatgaatcataaggtggcttTTTTAGTTAAGGTCAAGATAGAGAAGCTCCTAAAAGATGGCTTTTCTGCCCCATCAACAATTCACCCTGGATCTCGAAAATTGTCGG CCTCATCTCACGCTTTAGTGACATTATTAGCCCAACGTGATGATGAAGGCCGGGAAAGAGCAGTCTATTACATCATACGCACTTTGATAGATTATGAAAGCCAATCTTCTACTATGGAAAAACAATGCTTAGCTCTTGTCTTTGAGACTCACAAGCTAAGACACTATATCCTCCATCTAGAAATGCAGGTCATTGCTAAAGATGATATCCTTAAGTACCTTTTTGCAAAGTCTGATCTTTCAGGAAgtttggccaagtgggtgatgTTGCTCTCTGAGTTTGACCTGCACTTCATAACTCAAAAGtcaatcaaagggcaggtcatttctgatcagttggctgatgctccCTCAACCAAGTCTTTTCCTACCTTAGACCTCTTCCTCGACGAGGATATTTTGATCATTGACCAGGTCTCCATATGGGACAAGTATTTTTACAGATTGAGGTGTCAAACTGGCTCAGGTGTAGGTGTGGTTTTTATCTCACCTAAAGGAAAGCTAGTTCCTCTTTCTTTTTGTTTAGAATTGCATTGTGCCAATAACATTGCTAAGTACGAGGCCCTGATTGCAAGACTCCATCCTGTGATTGCCATGGCAATAAAGAACATCCACATCCATGGATATTTTGAACTTATTATAAACTAA